Proteins from a genomic interval of Arachis hypogaea cultivar Tifrunner chromosome 10, arahy.Tifrunner.gnm2.J5K5, whole genome shotgun sequence:
- the LOC112716391 gene encoding mini zinc finger protein 2 yields the protein MRKRQVVLRREEPTRSVRTVKYGECQKNHAASVGGYAVDGCREFMASGEEGTGAALACAACGCHRSFHKREVETEVVCECSSPPPSNNGTT from the coding sequence ATGAGGAAGCGCCAAGTAGTTTTGAGAAGAGAGGAGCCAACAAGGAGTGTTAGGACCGTGAAATATGGCGAGTGCCAGAAGAACCACGCCGCGAGCGTAGGCGGCTACGCGGTCGATGGCTGCAGGGAGTTCATGGCAAGCGGCGAGGAGGGGACAGGGGCTGCCCTCGCCTGCGCCGCTTGCGGCTGCCATAGAAGCTTCCACAAGAGAGAGGTTGAGACTGAAGTAGTGTGTGAGTGTTCTTCACCACCACCCTCTAATAATGGAACTACTTAG